A genomic stretch from Corynebacterium terpenotabidum Y-11 includes:
- the carA gene encoding glutamine-hydrolyzing carbamoyl-phosphate synthase small subunit: MTTATLPTTEKSNSVSSTRTPALLVLADGRVFRGRAFGAQGTTLGEAVFTTAMTGYQETMTDPSYHRQIVVATAPQIGNTGWNDEDGESHGDRIWVAGLVIRDLSRTVSNWRADRSLGEEMAAQGIVGIQGVDTRAIVRHLRDQGSVKAGIFSGDAAARPLEELIAEVNDQPSMAGADLAAEVSTDEVYVVEPENGADPAFTVIAYDMGIKTNTPRNFAARGIRTVVVPANSAIEPLLEKYDADGVFISNGPGDPATADIMVEQVKTVLGKKIPLFGICFGNQILGRALGMGTYKLKFGHRGINVPVINHLTGVIDITAQNHGFALSGRAGEPFDTPFGTAQVTHTCLNDDCVEGVALDSGLAFSVQYHPEAAAGPHDANPLFDQFIELMEGNN; this comes from the coding sequence ATGACCACTGCAACACTTCCTACGACAGAGAAGAGCAATTCCGTGAGTTCCACCCGAACCCCCGCGCTCCTGGTGCTCGCCGACGGCCGCGTCTTCCGCGGCCGGGCCTTCGGCGCACAGGGGACGACCCTCGGCGAGGCCGTCTTCACCACCGCGATGACCGGATACCAGGAGACCATGACCGACCCCTCCTACCACCGGCAGATCGTCGTGGCGACCGCCCCGCAGATCGGCAACACCGGGTGGAACGACGAGGACGGCGAATCCCACGGCGACCGCATCTGGGTCGCCGGCCTGGTCATCCGTGACCTGTCCCGCACCGTTTCCAACTGGCGTGCGGACCGCTCGCTGGGCGAGGAGATGGCCGCCCAGGGCATCGTCGGCATCCAGGGTGTCGACACCCGCGCCATCGTCCGCCACCTGCGTGACCAGGGCTCGGTCAAGGCTGGCATCTTCTCCGGGGACGCCGCAGCCCGCCCACTCGAGGAGCTCATCGCCGAGGTCAACGACCAGCCGTCGATGGCCGGTGCCGACCTGGCCGCCGAGGTCTCCACCGACGAGGTCTACGTCGTCGAACCGGAGAATGGCGCTGATCCGGCATTCACCGTCATCGCCTACGACATGGGCATCAAGACCAATACTCCGCGCAATTTCGCCGCCCGCGGCATCCGCACCGTCGTTGTCCCGGCGAACTCCGCCATCGAGCCGCTGCTCGAGAAGTACGACGCCGACGGCGTGTTCATCTCCAACGGACCCGGTGACCCCGCTACCGCCGACATCATGGTCGAGCAGGTGAAGACGGTCCTCGGGAAGAAGATCCCGCTGTTCGGCATCTGCTTCGGCAACCAGATCCTCGGCCGGGCCCTCGGCATGGGCACCTACAAGCTGAAGTTCGGTCACCGCGGCATCAACGTGCCGGTGATCAACCACCTCACGGGCGTCATCGACATCACCGCCCAGAACCACGGCTTCGCACTGTCCGGCCGGGCCGGTGAACCCTTCGACACCCCCTTCGGTACCGCGCAGGTCACCCACACCTGCCTCAACGACGACTGTGTCGAAGGTGTGGCCCTCGACAGCGGTCTCGCCTTCTCCGTCCAGTACCACCCCGAGGCCGCCGCCGGCCCCCACGACGCCAACCCGCTGTTCGACCAGTTCATCGAGCTGATGGAAGGGAACAACTAA
- a CDS encoding dihydroorotase yields the protein MTEKKTMNYPATGTLHAPADSEVLLRGVLVYGEGEPADVLVRAGVIAEIAAAGALSTEGETLDLPGQVLLPGLVDMHVHLREPGREDTETIASGSAAAARGGFTAVFTMANTDPVTDNPAIAEMVWMKGQQTNLCDVHPVGSITKGLAGKDLTEFGMMAASEAKVRMFSDDGKCVADPQLMRRAVEYSKGLDVLLAQHCEEPRLTEGAVAHEGETAARLGLRGWPRVAEEAIVIRDALLARDYGGRLHICHASTEGTVELLRWAKEHDIPLSAEVTPHHLVLTDEKLETYDGNFRVNPPLREHADTLALRQALIDGTLDCVATDHAPHGSEEKCCEFDKARPGMLGLETSLALIARLFVTDVPAGQEPQNWRFVAKVMSERPAEIVKLPGHGRPVAVGEPANLCVVDTGRAWTAHGADFASKASNTPYEGEDLPVKVSTTLLRGRITCRDGEAVTD from the coding sequence ATGACTGAGAAGAAGACCATGAACTACCCTGCCACCGGGACGCTGCACGCCCCGGCCGACAGTGAGGTGCTGCTGCGCGGCGTCCTCGTCTACGGCGAGGGAGAGCCCGCCGACGTGCTGGTCCGTGCGGGCGTCATCGCGGAGATCGCCGCCGCCGGCGCCCTCTCCACTGAGGGCGAGACCCTCGACCTGCCCGGGCAGGTGCTCCTGCCTGGCCTGGTGGACATGCACGTCCACCTGCGCGAACCGGGCCGGGAGGATACCGAGACCATCGCGTCTGGATCCGCCGCTGCGGCCCGTGGCGGATTCACCGCCGTGTTCACCATGGCGAATACCGATCCGGTGACCGACAACCCCGCCATTGCGGAGATGGTGTGGATGAAGGGTCAGCAGACCAACCTCTGCGACGTCCACCCCGTCGGCTCCATCACGAAGGGCCTGGCAGGCAAGGACCTCACCGAGTTCGGCATGATGGCCGCCTCCGAGGCCAAGGTCCGGATGTTCTCCGATGACGGCAAGTGCGTCGCCGACCCGCAGCTCATGCGTCGTGCCGTGGAGTACTCCAAGGGCCTCGATGTCCTGCTCGCCCAGCACTGCGAGGAACCCCGGCTCACCGAGGGGGCCGTCGCCCACGAGGGGGAGACCGCTGCCCGTCTGGGGCTGCGCGGCTGGCCCCGGGTCGCCGAGGAAGCGATCGTCATCCGCGACGCCCTGCTGGCCCGCGACTACGGCGGACGCCTGCATATCTGCCACGCGTCCACCGAGGGCACCGTGGAACTGCTGCGCTGGGCCAAGGAGCACGATATCCCGCTGTCCGCCGAGGTCACCCCGCACCACCTCGTCCTCACCGACGAAAAACTGGAGACCTACGACGGCAATTTCCGGGTCAACCCGCCGCTGCGCGAGCACGCGGACACCCTGGCACTGCGTCAGGCACTGATCGACGGCACCCTCGACTGTGTCGCCACCGACCACGCCCCGCACGGCTCCGAGGAGAAGTGCTGCGAGTTCGACAAGGCCCGCCCCGGAATGCTCGGCCTGGAGACCTCCCTGGCGCTCATCGCCCGGCTGTTCGTCACCGATGTGCCGGCCGGACAGGAGCCCCAGAACTGGCGCTTCGTCGCCAAGGTGATGTCCGAGCGACCCGCCGAGATCGTCAAGCTGCCCGGCCACGGTCGCCCGGTAGCCGTCGGTGAGCCGGCGAACCTGTGCGTCGTCGACACCGGCCGAGCCTGGACCGCCCACGGTGCCGACTTCGCCTCGAAGGCGTCCAACACCCCCTACGAAGGGGAGGACCTACCGGTGAAGGTCTCCACCACTCTGCTGCGTGGCAGGATCACCTGCCGCGACGGTGAGGCTGTGACCGACTAG
- a CDS encoding aspartate carbamoyltransferase catalytic subunit gives MKHLLSIADLTAEEITGLLDEADRFADSLRDREVKKLPTLRGRTVFTLFYENSTRTRSSFETAGKWMSADVINISASSSSVKKGESLKDTALTLRAIGADAIIMRHPSSGAARQVANWVGRGTDGISVLNAGDGSHEHPTQALLDAVTLRNRLGRIEGAEVVIVGDLLHSRVARSNALLLTALGAHVTFVAPATLQAPGMEHWVNPTGATGTVSITEDMDAAIARADAVMMLRVQAERMNGGFFPSHREYAARYGLSEARAATLQDHTVIMHPGPMLRGMEISDSVADAPNAVVLDQVTAGVHVRMAALFTLLVGTEGSVAE, from the coding sequence ATGAAGCACCTGCTCAGCATTGCCGACCTGACCGCCGAGGAGATCACCGGCCTGCTCGACGAAGCTGACCGCTTCGCCGACTCGCTGCGTGACCGCGAGGTCAAGAAGCTGCCGACCCTGCGCGGCCGGACGGTCTTCACCCTCTTCTACGAGAACTCCACCCGGACCCGCTCCAGCTTCGAGACCGCGGGCAAGTGGATGAGCGCAGACGTCATCAACATCTCGGCGTCCTCCTCGTCGGTGAAGAAGGGGGAGTCCCTCAAGGACACCGCCCTGACGCTCCGCGCCATCGGTGCGGACGCGATCATCATGCGACACCCCTCTTCCGGCGCGGCCCGCCAGGTGGCGAACTGGGTCGGCCGGGGAACGGACGGGATCAGCGTCCTCAATGCCGGCGACGGTTCCCACGAGCACCCCACCCAGGCGCTGCTCGACGCCGTCACCCTGCGCAACAGGCTGGGACGGATCGAGGGGGCGGAGGTTGTCATCGTCGGTGACCTGCTGCATTCCCGCGTCGCACGGTCGAATGCCCTGCTGCTCACCGCCCTCGGCGCCCACGTCACCTTCGTCGCCCCGGCGACTCTCCAGGCCCCCGGGATGGAGCACTGGGTCAACCCCACCGGCGCGACCGGGACCGTCAGCATCACTGAGGACATGGACGCCGCGATCGCCCGGGCAGACGCGGTGATGATGCTGCGGGTCCAGGCGGAACGGATGAACGGCGGGTTCTTCCCGTCCCACCGGGAGTACGCCGCCCGCTACGGGCTGTCCGAGGCCCGCGCCGCCACACTGCAGGACCATACGGTGATCATGCACCCCGGCCCGATGCTCCGCGGCATGGAGATCAGCGATTCGGTGGCGGACGCCCCGAACGCCGTCGTCCTCGACCAGGTCACCGCCGGTGTCCACGTGCGCATGGCCGCCCTGTTCACCCTGCTCGTCGGAACCGAAGGAAGCGTCGCAGAATGA
- the pyrR gene encoding bifunctional pyr operon transcriptional regulator/uracil phosphoribosyltransferase PyrR, whose amino-acid sequence MIIMDADGVGRTIARIAHQIIEKTALDAPGADRVVLLAIPSGGVPLAARLADRIHDFCGVEVFHGALDVTLYRDDLKTSPHRALQTSAVPREGIDGATVVLVDDVLFSGRTIRSALDALRDIGRAHKVQLAVLVDRGHRDLPIRADYVGKNIPTALSEDVSVELTEIDGADSVQLIRRGDTE is encoded by the coding sequence ATGATAATCATGGACGCCGACGGTGTCGGCCGTACCATCGCACGCATCGCGCACCAGATCATCGAGAAGACGGCGCTTGACGCGCCCGGCGCTGACCGGGTCGTCCTGCTGGCGATCCCGTCGGGGGGTGTTCCACTGGCAGCGCGTCTCGCGGACCGGATCCACGACTTCTGCGGCGTGGAGGTCTTCCACGGCGCCCTGGACGTCACCCTCTACCGGGACGACCTGAAGACCAGCCCGCACCGGGCACTGCAGACCTCCGCTGTCCCGCGCGAGGGCATCGACGGCGCGACCGTCGTCCTCGTCGACGATGTGCTGTTCTCGGGCCGGACCATCCGTTCGGCCCTCGACGCGCTGCGCGATATCGGCCGGGCGCACAAGGTCCAACTCGCGGTCCTCGTCGATCGCGGTCACCGCGACCTGCCGATCCGGGCGGACTACGTGGGAAAGAACATCCCCACCGCGCTCAGTGAGGATGTCAGCGTGGAACTCACCGAGATCGACGGCGCCGACAGCGTCCAGCTCATCCGTCGAGGAGACACCGAATGA
- the nusB gene encoding transcription antitermination factor NusB: protein MTEDKNHHRHGSRFRARRRAVDMLFEAEFRDIDPVEIVEDRRQLSQDPANQVAPVQEYTATIVAGVAAHLDGIDDAIAAHLSSEWTLDRLPAVDRAVLRVSAWELLHNFDDVPDKVAVDEGIGLAKEYGHDKAPGYVHAVLDGISRDRRLAAKEAADAVTLAEAGAAGAGDAVDASATDALIDSVVGHDTPDEGSDQPSDGPSDGSVA from the coding sequence ATGACTGAGGACAAGAACCACCACCGCCACGGGTCGCGATTCCGCGCCCGACGGCGTGCCGTGGACATGCTCTTCGAGGCGGAGTTCCGGGACATCGACCCGGTCGAGATCGTCGAGGACCGGCGTCAGCTGTCGCAGGATCCGGCGAACCAGGTCGCCCCGGTACAGGAGTACACCGCCACGATCGTGGCCGGTGTCGCCGCACACCTCGACGGGATCGATGACGCGATCGCCGCCCACCTGTCGAGTGAGTGGACCCTGGACCGCCTCCCGGCCGTGGACCGCGCCGTGCTGCGCGTCAGCGCCTGGGAGCTGCTCCACAATTTCGACGATGTGCCCGACAAGGTCGCCGTCGATGAGGGGATCGGCCTGGCCAAGGAGTACGGCCACGACAAGGCCCCCGGCTACGTCCATGCCGTGCTCGACGGCATCTCCCGTGACCGACGCCTCGCTGCGAAGGAGGCTGCGGACGCCGTGACACTGGCTGAGGCCGGTGCCGCCGGAGCGGGGGACGCAGTCGACGCCTCTGCCACGGACGCTCTCATTGATTCCGTTGTGGGTCACGACACCCCCGATGAGGGGTCTGACCAACCGTCCGACGGGCCCTCCGACGGGTCGGTCGCCTGA
- the efp gene encoding elongation factor P codes for MATTADFKNGLVLKIDNKLQQIIEFQHVKPGKGPAFVRTKLKDVVSGKVLDKTFNAGVKVETATVDRRDMDYLYNDGTNYVVMDTKTYEQFEVAQDKFGEAGRFLKDGMRVQLSFHDGEILFAELPVSVDLVVEHTDPGLQGDRSTGGTKPATLETGAEVQVPLFIETGNVLKIDTRDGSYLSRVNQ; via the coding sequence GTGGCAACCACCGCGGATTTCAAGAACGGTCTCGTGCTGAAGATCGACAACAAGCTGCAGCAGATCATCGAGTTCCAGCACGTCAAGCCCGGTAAGGGCCCGGCCTTCGTCCGCACCAAGCTCAAGGACGTCGTCTCCGGCAAGGTCCTGGACAAGACCTTCAACGCCGGCGTCAAGGTCGAGACCGCGACCGTCGACCGCCGTGACATGGACTACCTGTACAACGACGGCACCAACTACGTCGTCATGGACACCAAGACCTACGAGCAGTTCGAGGTCGCCCAGGACAAGTTCGGCGAGGCCGGCCGGTTCCTCAAGGACGGCATGCGCGTCCAGCTGTCCTTCCACGACGGCGAGATCCTCTTCGCCGAGCTCCCGGTCTCCGTCGACCTCGTCGTCGAGCACACCGACCCGGGCCTGCAGGGTGACCGCTCCACCGGCGGCACCAAGCCCGCGACCCTGGAGACCGGCGCCGAGGTCCAGGTCCCGCTGTTCATCGAGACCGGCAACGTGCTGAAGATCGACACTCGCGACGGGTCCTACCTGTCCCGCGTCAATCAGTAG